The stretch of DNA ttTTGCACCTAAGGTAGTATCAGAGTACATAGATAAAAGGTTTTATATATGAACTAAGTCATCAGCATAACGAGCACGTGAACATATTTTGGATAGTGagattattcatttattattatttataaaatcacGCTTTTGATCCTTAGGATAACGAGAAGAAAAACATATTGGCGGTCCAAACCCTCCGAAACACGATCATGGGGTCAACCCTAATGGCCACCACCTCCATCCTCCTCTCCTCCGGCCTAGCCGCCGTGATAAGCAGCACCTACAGCATCAAGAAGCCGCTAAACGACGCCGTGTACGGCGCCCACGGCGAGTTCATGGTGGCGCTCAAGTACGTCGCCCTCCTCCTCGTCTTCCTCTTCTCCTTCCTCAGCCACTCCCTCTCCATCCGCTTCATAAACCAGGTCAACTTCCTCATCAACTGCCCGCCGGACAGCGCCGGAATCGTGTGCCCGGAGTACGTGTCGGAGCTGCTGGAGAAAGGCCTCACGTTGAACACCGCCGGAAACCGCCTGTTCTACGGCGCGCTTCCGTTGATGATGTGGATTTTTGGGCCGGTGTTGGTGTTCTTGTGTTATGTCACCATGGTGCCTGTGCTTTATAATCtggattttgtttttgttggcGCTAAAGGGAAGCAGAAGATGAAGCCTGATTATCATGAAAATGACGCTCATAATAATGGGCCTGTAAATGTGTAATAATGATagtgtatgataataataatgagataaATTAAACCTTGTGTAGTAGTGCTTGTAATCTTGTGAACTTTGTCTTTCTATTTTTAGATTATGGTAATTTAAGTATGATTTGATATTATTCTCTCTATCCCTTTATTTTTAAGAATGTTTATTTTGatctaaaacaaaataaagatcTTTTATTGCAACGACTCTAACCATTGGTCTAGTGAATGAAAATCTAACTTAAACCCATACGGGCTTAATTCACTAATTCAGTAGGTAGTATTTGGAATAAGAGATCAAGGTTCGAGCATCGGCAGTGGCAATGTGGGAATATAATTATGCTCAAAGTGGGCAGATTTCTTGTGTGCCCCGGCATTTGGCCCTATCTGAACCattgagtcaccgtgatttacatccCTCCCAAATGCTCTGTCGGGCCGGGGTGTGGGGGGCTCTtggggttggagattcaaccttttgggagaagaaatcTAACTTAAGCCTTACTTCTAATGGAGGTAGGGTAGGGGTTCGGgtttaggtttaaaaaaaagatcTAGTAGGAGTGGAGTTTGATTTCTACCGCGAACATTTGAGGTTTGAGTTTGGGTTTGGGCTTTTTATTTGCATAAGTGTATAATTTGGTGTGCTGATGAATCTCTAACTagggaaaaacaaaaagatCTTGTAGTCCATTTGGAGGCCAAGTTCATACCATAAACATTGGGGATTTGGGTTTGGCTACTTGCGTGCAAAAGTGTATAGTTTGGTGTTGAGTCtctaactcaaaaaaaaaaaatgatattgtagtctGCGTGGGGGTCCAATTCTTGCCGTGAACATTGGAGGTTCGGGTTAGGTTGCACTCCTTGTGCACCACATGTGCACTAGGCAAGATTGGTCTTCgtttttttcaaaattgtggACCCACGCAAAACCAACATCACTACAATTGTGAACCTTACACCGCCGCCATTGTGAACCCCACACAAAACCAACATCACTACATTATAATTGTGAACCTCACACTGTCGCCTCCAATCATGACCTTTAAGTGACGAACCAACTACGCTAAAAGTGACGAACCAtctacaataatgattgcctgAGAGAAAGGAGCATTTTATTCATAAACTAAAATATAGTATACATGCACAAATAAATTTGTTACAttgttaaaaatcaaaataattaattgaataattgactTGACAACACgacattttaaatttgattctttgtgaGAGTTGTCCTTTTACCTTCTTGATTTAAACTGGTCAGCTATGAGCACCATACACTAACTTACCTCTTTATCTCTAACTAAGATCACAAAGTAAACTTTACCCAAAATGCACCTTCGAGTAGCAACTCCATGCTTtctcgtaattttttttttatattaaaaaatcacttttttatTGACAAACTCAGATTTTACACCATAAATaaagttaataccacaaatggtcctctgactttcatttttaccacaaataatcctccgttaaaattt from Ipomoea triloba cultivar NCNSP0323 chromosome 7, ASM357664v1 encodes:
- the LOC116024772 gene encoding uncharacterized protein LOC116024772, producing MEWKKCYLDVILVPIGCLICIGYHVWLWHKVRTQPLTTTIGTNAAGRRLWVSAIMKDNEKKNILAVQTLRNTIMGSTLMATTSILLSSGLAAVISSTYSIKKPLNDAVYGAHGEFMVALKYVALLLVFLFSFLSHSLSIRFINQVNFLINCPPDSAGIVCPEYVSELLEKGLTLNTAGNRLFYGALPLMMWIFGPVLVFLCYVTMVPVLYNLDFVFVGAKGKQKMKPDYHENDAHNNGPVNV